Proteins from a single region of Haloterrigena alkaliphila:
- a CDS encoding sensor histidine kinase, protein MKSLTDVFSDIGGRRAILGLGSVYIVLSVVWPFVRRPRRSPLEEELIVSILVGGAGLILFYWGYRLPQSDIRPEFFATVASWCFRAVGVMVGILVFIGLVAHLNDPAHNFLILPALAAVAGVGAGRHEARAKTRTYTLEQRNQELQQTQSELEETVTRLEESEQRYRTLAENFPNGAVGLLDDELRYTLVAGQGFEKVDLSAADLHGERVQDIYSDDILQVIEPNYRTTLDGEPTKFEQEIQGRTFEFRTHPLTDEDGDVYAILAMTQDITERKQYEAKLEQLVADLEESNERLEQFAYAASHDLQEPLRMVSTYLQLIERRYGDELDEEGEELFEYAVDGAERMRSMIDGLLQYSRIETMGDEFEPVDLDAVFDDVSEDLRMKIEDSGAEITVDRLPRVIGDENQLRQVFQNLLSNAIKFSGEEPPRIQVSAERNGEEWIVSVADQGIGIDPDDHEQIFEVFEGLHGGEDYAGTGIGLAVCNRIIERHDGEIWVESEPGEGSTFSFTLPAVTESAP, encoded by the coding sequence ATGAAGTCTCTCACTGACGTCTTCTCAGATATCGGCGGGCGGCGCGCCATCTTGGGTCTCGGAAGTGTCTATATCGTACTGAGTGTCGTGTGGCCGTTCGTGAGACGTCCGCGACGGTCACCACTCGAGGAGGAACTGATCGTGTCCATCCTGGTCGGCGGGGCTGGACTCATCCTCTTCTATTGGGGCTATCGCCTGCCGCAGAGCGATATTCGACCCGAATTCTTCGCTACCGTCGCCAGCTGGTGTTTCCGCGCAGTCGGAGTAATGGTCGGTATCCTCGTCTTCATCGGTCTCGTCGCTCATTTGAACGATCCAGCCCACAACTTTCTCATCCTGCCGGCGCTCGCTGCCGTCGCCGGCGTTGGCGCTGGTAGGCACGAAGCGCGAGCCAAAACGCGCACGTATACGCTCGAGCAGCGTAACCAGGAGCTACAGCAGACACAGTCGGAACTCGAAGAAACCGTCACCCGACTCGAAGAATCCGAGCAGCGCTACCGCACGCTCGCGGAGAACTTTCCGAACGGAGCGGTCGGGTTGCTGGACGACGAGCTGCGGTATACACTCGTTGCAGGGCAGGGCTTCGAGAAGGTCGACTTGAGCGCCGCTGATCTTCACGGTGAACGGGTACAGGACATCTACTCGGATGATATCTTACAGGTCATCGAACCGAACTACCGGACGACACTCGACGGAGAGCCGACCAAATTCGAGCAGGAGATTCAGGGACGAACGTTCGAGTTCCGCACACACCCGCTGACCGACGAGGACGGCGACGTCTACGCCATCTTAGCGATGACTCAGGACATCACCGAGCGCAAGCAGTACGAGGCGAAACTCGAACAGTTGGTCGCCGACCTCGAGGAATCGAACGAGCGCCTGGAGCAATTCGCCTACGCCGCCTCGCACGACCTGCAAGAACCGCTGCGGATGGTTTCTACCTACCTCCAGCTCATCGAACGCCGATACGGGGACGAACTCGACGAGGAGGGGGAGGAACTCTTCGAGTACGCCGTGGACGGAGCCGAGCGAATGCGCTCGATGATCGACGGCCTGCTCCAGTATTCCCGAATCGAGACGATGGGCGACGAGTTCGAACCGGTCGATCTCGATGCCGTTTTCGACGACGTATCTGAGGACTTACGGATGAAGATCGAAGATAGCGGGGCCGAGATAACCGTCGATCGGCTTCCTCGTGTTATCGGGGACGAAAACCAGTTGCGCCAGGTGTTCCAGAATCTGTTGTCGAACGCGATCAAATTCAGCGGTGAGGAGCCGCCGCGGATACAGGTCTCCGCCGAACGGAACGGCGAAGAGTGGATCGTCTCTGTCGCCGACCAGGGAATCGGCATCGACCCCGACGATCACGAACAGATATTCGAGGTCTTCGAGGGGTTGCACGGCGGCGAGGACTATGCAGGCACGGGAATCGGCCTCGCAGTTTGTAACCGTATCATCGAACGTCACGATGGGGAGATATGGGTCGAGTCCGAACCTGGTGAAGGATCGACGTTCTCGTTTACGCTCCCAGCAGTGACTGAGTCCGCTCCGTAG
- a CDS encoding DUF7577 domain-containing protein codes for MSSRSRTDKPVTCRVCDTKNDHFYTYCRNCLQTLPSRPDSRRP; via the coding sequence ATGAGTTCTCGGAGCCGAACCGACAAGCCAGTCACCTGCCGAGTGTGCGACACGAAAAACGACCACTTCTACACGTACTGCCGAAACTGCCTGCAGACGCTTCCCTCGAGACCGGACTCGAGACGACCGTGA
- the hisI gene encoding phosphoribosyl-AMP cyclohydrolase, which translates to MDDDVAVDFGEDGLVPGVAQDAETGEVLMLAYVSPEALERTRETGVAHYYSRSREELWQKGQSSGHVQDVEEVRVDCDADTLLYLVDQEGGACHTGHRSCFYRTIEGENVGERVFDPDAVYDD; encoded by the coding sequence ATGGACGACGACGTTGCGGTCGACTTCGGCGAGGACGGCCTCGTCCCCGGCGTGGCACAGGACGCGGAGACCGGCGAGGTGCTCATGCTCGCGTACGTCTCCCCGGAGGCCCTCGAGCGCACGCGCGAAACGGGGGTGGCCCACTACTACTCCCGGAGCCGCGAGGAACTCTGGCAGAAGGGCCAGAGCAGCGGCCACGTCCAGGACGTCGAGGAGGTCCGAGTCGACTGCGACGCGGACACGCTGCTCTATCTGGTCGATCAGGAGGGCGGCGCCTGTCACACCGGCCATCGGTCGTGTTTTTACCGGACGATCGAGGGGGAGAACGTCGGCGAACGGGTGTTCGATCCCGACGCAGTATACGACGACTGA
- a CDS encoding DUF7118 family protein: MSERAHRAGTDAGSGSGDDRTPLETLEAARERFERADARIEDHGGDAVTAAAEAYRDATTLLEDYVDRATGTGRENFKAYIELEGQFDSLVESLDDELKGREAFEEALDAIDKRRLSEADFERAHEALEPAERYAELLDEREAAREAIDEARTAAAKRRRELGREISDHERLLELGNADLEAPVEDLREPIAAYNEAVEAAFEEYRLEASAREVFDLLERSRWYPFVDYTQPPDDLAAYVREDPAGEYTIPELLEYADYSRSKLEHYVDSADELKRRVATQQTFLDGIDAAPLTIPWPPGRAGVLRRRIRELRPFVARVADEEVVATLRSIRRLTTDPGFEYDQLQTAAQAVAQLSADERERLADGRVAAELEAMRTEREALEAALEVEDPV; the protein is encoded by the coding sequence ATGAGCGAACGCGCCCACCGCGCCGGCACCGACGCCGGCTCCGGTTCCGGCGACGATCGAACCCCGCTCGAGACACTCGAGGCGGCCCGCGAGCGCTTCGAGCGGGCCGACGCGCGGATCGAGGACCACGGCGGCGACGCGGTCACGGCGGCCGCCGAGGCCTACCGGGACGCGACGACGCTGCTCGAGGACTACGTCGACCGGGCGACGGGTACCGGCCGGGAGAACTTCAAGGCCTACATCGAACTCGAGGGCCAGTTCGACTCGCTGGTCGAGAGCCTGGACGACGAGCTGAAAGGGCGGGAGGCCTTCGAGGAGGCGCTCGACGCGATCGACAAGCGCCGACTCAGCGAGGCGGACTTCGAACGGGCTCACGAGGCCCTCGAGCCCGCCGAACGGTACGCCGAGTTGCTCGACGAGCGCGAGGCCGCCCGCGAGGCGATCGACGAGGCGCGGACGGCCGCCGCCAAGCGCCGCCGGGAACTCGGTCGCGAGATCTCCGACCACGAGCGCCTGCTCGAACTCGGGAACGCCGACCTCGAGGCGCCGGTCGAGGACCTCCGCGAGCCCATCGCGGCGTACAACGAGGCCGTCGAGGCGGCGTTCGAGGAGTACCGTCTCGAGGCCTCCGCGCGCGAGGTGTTCGACCTGCTCGAACGGAGTCGCTGGTACCCCTTCGTCGACTACACCCAGCCGCCGGACGATCTGGCCGCCTACGTCCGCGAGGATCCGGCCGGCGAGTACACCATCCCGGAACTGCTCGAGTACGCCGACTACTCCCGGTCGAAACTCGAGCACTACGTCGACAGCGCGGACGAACTCAAGCGGCGGGTGGCGACCCAGCAGACGTTCCTCGACGGAATCGACGCCGCGCCGCTGACGATCCCGTGGCCGCCGGGGCGAGCGGGAGTCCTCCGGCGCCGGATCCGCGAACTCCGCCCCTTCGTCGCCCGCGTCGCCGACGAGGAGGTCGTCGCGACGCTGCGGTCGATCCGGCGGCTCACGACCGATCCCGGCTTCGAGTACGACCAGCTTCAGACCGCGGCGCAGGCGGTCGCCCAGCTCTCCGCCGACGAACGCGAGCGGCTGGCCGACGGCCGGGTCGCCGCCGAACTCGAGGCCATGCGGACCGAGCGGGAGGCCCTCGAGGCGGCGCTCGAGGTCGAAGATCCGGTCTGA